From the Mus musculus strain C57BL/6J chromosome 10, GRCm38.p6 C57BL/6J genome, the window TCATGCTCCCTGCTGCCAGGATTTCTACCCCAATCCAGTGGGGCTGGCACATGCTCTTCCTTTTGGACTTCGTCCAGCAGTTGATCAAGGAGGAGGAGTTCCAGAGGGCCTGTGCTGTCTGCTTGAGTGCGGGCATCTTCTTGGCCCACTCCACAGGGCTGTGCCACTTGGGAAGGCTGAGACTCTCTGCAGAAGGAGTTTGAGTCGCTGGGGCTTGAAGTATCCAGGCCTGtacttcctgcttcttcctgtgGCCAAACGCTCTCCCTTGAACCTTCATGCACTCTGCCACCAGGATCTACATTCCAATTCAGAGGGGCTGGAGCATGCTCTTCTAATTGGACTTCATCCAACAGTTGATAGagcaagagctccagggggtccgTGTTCCCACCTTGAGTGGGGGCCTGTGCTTGGCCTGGTCCAGAGGGCTGTGCCACTTGGGGAGGCTGGGATTCTCTGCAGAAGGTTGGCCAGATGCTAGGGATCGAGGTATCCATGCCCGAATTTGCTGCTTCCTCCAGGGGCAGTAAGCTATCCTGGGAACCTTCATGCTCCCAGCTGCCAGAATTTCTACCCGAATCCAGTGGGGCTGGCACATGCTCTTCCTTTTGGACTTCGTCCAGCAGTTGATCAAGGAGGAGGAGTTCCAGAGGGCCTGTGCTGTCTGCTTGAGTGCGGGCATCTTCTTGGCCCGCTCCACGGGGCTGTGCCACTTGGGAAGGCTGGGACTCTCTGCAGAAGGAGTTTGAGTCGCTGGGGCTTGAAGTATCCAGGCCTGtacttcctgcttcttcctgtgGCCAAAAGCTCTCCTGGGAACCTTCATGCACCCTGCCACCAGGGTCTCCATCCAAATTCAGAGGGGCTGGAGCAGGCTCTTCTACTTggacttcatccagcagctgatcaAGGAGGGGTTCCATAGAGCCTGCGTTGCCTGCTTGAGTGGGGGCCTCTTGTTGGACTGCTCCACGGGGCTGTGCCACTTGGAAAGGCTGGGACTCTCCGCAGGAGGAGGGCAAGTCGCTAGGGCTCGAGGTATCCATGCCCGtacttcctgcttcttcctgtgGCAACAAGCTCTCCTGGGCACCTTCACGCTCTCTGCCTTCCGGACCTGCAGGGGCCCCATCCGACCCTTGTGACGCCAGCAAGTCTTGATCTTGAGCTGTGGGCCTGCCCCTCCTGTGGCGCCACCGAGCTCTTCGGTTTTGAAACCATATGTGGATCGTGTCCTCGGGCAACCCTGTGTCACGCGCCAGCTCCTCCCTGGTAGCAAAGCCTGGTCGTGGGTTCCTCTCAAAGGCTTGCCCTAGGATCCTGCGCTGTAGCGAGGTGAGTCGAGTGCGAGGCCTTCTGCCAGATGAGCGCATGCCTCTACCCTGTGGCCTGGATCCAAGCTCTTCCTGGAGCTGTGGCGAGGCTAGCCGCCTGGAGCCTCTGATGGACCTCTTTGAGGCATGCCCCTCCTCTCCACTGCGATTCCTGCGGTTCTGAAACCACACGCGGATGCGGCAATCTGAGACCCCCATTCCCTTGGccagctccttcctctccttGAAGCTCAGGTATCTCTTCTCCTTAAAAGTTGATAGCAGGGCCTGCTCTTGCCAGGCCTGCCAAACCATCTTCCTGCGCCGCCGGGATTCCCGTGCCACACCACTGCCACCAACAGGGCTGCCAGCTTCTGCCATGGTGCCAATGACGGCCTCCCAGGAGTCCTCACCTTGGGAGACTCGACTCAGGACAGCTTCAGAACAAACACAAGCTGCAACAACTGCCAGCAGAGTGGCTGTGACCACTGCCCCTTAAatacctctgcctctgctcagGTAGTCCCGCCCACTACCTACCAGTTAGGCGCCTTGGGCTACAGAACATGCCTACCCCTTTCTCGCATTGCCCCCAAGAAGCGCCAAGCCTGCCACGCCTGGCACCTGACATCAGGGCACCAGGAGGCGGACCTCAAGCGTCCTCTGACACTCAGCAAAATCTCCCCAAAGGCTCCTCATCCCTGGCAAGCCACGGGGTCGCCAGTCTAGACCCACACCCAGGGAGCACACAAGAGTCAGAGGACTCGCCATTCCCATCAGCCAAATCATTCATTGACTGGCAGGTGGCACAGGTACCAGGACACCTATGAGAAGGGGAGCAGTCTTCAGTAAAGCTTGGGGAATTGGACTCAGCCTTCCAGGAATCCCAAGCCCTATGGAAGCCATGCTCAGTTCATCCCATCCGGATTCAATCAGCTTACAAAGACAAGACCACACACTGACGATCCCAACATCATGGTCTGAGATCCAAAGACATCACCACCTCCATCCTATCTCTAGAGTGTTTCAGACCTCCTTCCTTGACTTTCCAAGTCTGACTGTGCTATGAGGACAAGAGGGAACATCACCTGTACTGAGATCAAAATGAAAGTCCAAACAGCCCCTAGGCACCTGGCAGCAACACACAGAGACAATTGTGAACAGGCACACcctcagaccacacacacacatacacacatttgcatgcatgcacgcacacacgcacacacgcacacacaaacacgtacACACATGCGGGCACACAGaagcaaaaacacacacacacacacaaacacacacacatcatgctcACAAATATCCTAAGGGAAGATAAAGTCACGACCATGGGTGGGGTTAGGGGCAGAGGAAGACAcgaagagagagacaaacacagatgtggagagaaggggggaagggatTTAGGGACAGAGGGTGGAGGGtggtagggagagagtgacagagtgcagaaggaagggaagaatccATAGAGAGAGATAGGGAAGTAGGGAGGTAGAAAGTGGATGGGGGGAGTGAATATGGGAGGGTAGAAGGAtggggatggagacagagagtGGAAGAGATGGTGAAATGGAGGCAAGGAGGGAAatgggagggggagcaaaagaggaatgtagggagagagagagagacagagacagacagacagacagagacagagagagagggagacacctCACAAGGTGTTTCTTTCACAGACTGTATGAAAAGGAGCCTGGAAGCTTGAGACACCAGTAGGTTGTGCACTTTCTATGGAGCAGGTTGAAGAAAAGAGTTGATCGTCTTCTTGCATGTGCTGTGTTTGCTGGCAGTATGTTCTGTGCTCTTAGATCTCTGGAGTTAGCCTTGAACACTGGAGACACTTCAAATAAGTTGTCCTGAGGTGACGGCCAGCAAATGAGAGATTGTTTTGTCCTGCTGGCATGCCATAAGGCTCTCTGTAGAATTGTCGATCATTGTAGAATGGTAAACATACCGTCTCCTTCCAATGTGGGTCAAAGATCAACTTGGAGCTCCATATAAACAGCATGACCTTGAACACTTGGGAATCTCAAGATCAAAAGAGGGATTAGGGAGGGTGCTGGGGATTAATCCCAAAAGGATTGAAAGATCTACAGATTGATTTAGGCATGCACGGATGAATGGATGcaaggatggatagatggatggatggatggatggatggatggatgaagaatAGACTGATGGCTGTGTTTCAAGCTTGGAATAAGATGTTCACACCTAGCTGCACTGTATTCCCAAGATGATCTTTCTTGACAAGGTTATGCCTTACACACATTCTTCTTTCAGTTGACATTCCACCTGCTTGTTACTAGATCAAGCAAGCCCGTCTCTCCACTGGACATAGCCCAGCCTTCCTTGTTCTCTCCCCTTTTCTACCTGGCCTCTCTGCATCCCTCCTGAATACCTTCCTATGTCTTTAATCCCTTTAAATGGAATTCTCATGCACGATCTCCGGGTAAAACAAAACAGCCTATTCAACCCACCCCTCATCACACAaaacagcacacaaacacacaaacaaattttGTTAAAATCAATAAACTTTATTGAAAGCAATGGAAACAAActacacaaaaccaaaccaaacccaacaaaGCCAACCCACccctaaaaagaagaaaaagaaaaaaatgaaaaagaaagtgaaaaagaaaaagaaaacaaacaaaagacctatGGGTAGTAGATATTAAAAGACTGGCCTGTAAAACCTTGCACAGCTCTGCACGAAGCATCTGTAAGGATAACAGCAGTCCATATAAGCCAAGGAAGGCGTCCACTCTCCCCATTGCCCTCAGGGAGTGTGTGTCCTCTGTAGTGAAGCCTAGTCCTAGTGTCCTGTGTGATTTCCTGGGGTCCACTGGAGCCAGTCACTTGGTGTGGCCCTTCTTTTGGGGTTATCTTTAGGCTCCTTGTTGTTGAGGAGTCACTATTGGCCTCTCCATCTGTCCCTGTAGCAGAGTCTCGACTTTCAGGGCTGATTTCCTAATCCCCGGGCCCTGGAGAAGGCACTTCATTATTATCCCCACCTGCAATCAATCCTTATAGTTAGCGAGACACCTTGCATTTCGGGAAGTCACTGGAGTTGGGTTTTTGATGCACATCCTTGCTGGgatgggtcacttctccagttcCAAATCGGGTCTCTTCAGGACTTTGGCCTCTCGGGTTTCTAGAAGCAAGAGGTACTGTCGGGGAGTCAGAGCATATCTAGAAGAGTCTGATATTCTTCTGGAGTGAGAGGCAGATCAGGTGTTGTGTCCATTTGCTCCCATGTTTCCTCCACATTCACAGGGGCAGGCCCCTGCTCCTCAAGTTGGACTTCGGTCAGCAGTTGATCAAGGAAGAGCTCCAGAGGGTCCGTGTTCCCACCTTGAGTGGGGGCCTGTGCTTGGCCTGGTCCAGAGGGCTGTGCCACTTGGGGAGGCTGGGATTCTCTGCAGAAGGTTGGCCAGATGCTAGGGATCGAGGTATCCATGCCCGAATTTGCTGCTTCCTCCAGGGGCAGTAAGCTGTCCTGGGAACCTTCATGCTCCCTGCTGCCAGGATTTCTACCCCAATCCAGTGGGACTGGCACATGCTCTTCCTTTTGGACTTCGTCCAGCAGTTGATCAAGGAGGAGGAGTTCCAGAGGGCCTGTGCTGTCTGCTTGAGTGCGGGCATCTTCTTGGCCCGATCCACAGGGCTGTGCCACTTGGGAAGTCTGGGACTCTCTGCAGAAGGAGTTTGAGTCGCTGGGGCTTGAAGTATCCA encodes:
- the LOC100504180 gene encoding double homeobox protein 4-like: MAEAGSPVGGSGVARESRRRRKMVWQAWQEQALLSTFKEKRYLSFKERKELAKGMGVSDCRIRVWFQNRRNRSGEEGHASKRSIRGSRRLASPQLQEELGSRPQGRGMRSSGRRPRTRLTSLQRRILGQAFERNPRPGFATREELARDTGLPEDTIHIWFQNRRARWRHRRGRPTAQDQDLLASQGSDGAPAGPEGREREGAQESLLPQEEAGSTGMDTSSPSDLPSSCGESQPFQVAQPRGAVQQEAPTQAGNAGSMEPLLDQLLDEVQVEEPAPAPLNLDGDPGGRVHEGSQESFWPQEEAGSTGLDTSSPSDSNSFCRESQPSQVAQPRGAGQEDARTQADSTGPLELLLLDQLLDEVQKEEHVPAPLDSGRNSGSWEHEGSQDSLLPLEEAANSGMDTSIPSIWPTFCRESQPPQVAQPSGPGQAQAPTQGGNTDPLELLLYQLLDEVQLEEHAPAPLNWNVDPGGRVHEGSRESVWPQEEAGSTGLDTSSPSDSNSFCRESQPSQVAQPCGVGQEDARTQADSTGPLELLLLDQLLDEVQKEEHVPAPLDWGRNPGSREHEGSQDSLLPLEEAANSGMDTSIPSIWPTFCRESQPPQVAQPSGPGQAQAPTQGGNTDPLELFLDQLLTEVQLEEQGPAPVNVEETWEQMDTTPDLPLTPEEYQTLLDML